Genomic DNA from Chrysiogenia bacterium:
TACGTCCAGCACCGGCTCGAGGTGGCCGGTGCAAGTGCGCCCGTCTTTACCAGCGCCGCCATCCATGAGATCTGGCGCTATAGCGGCGGTACGCCACGAAAGATCAATAACCTGGCGGCCAACGCCCTCATTGAGGGATTCGGTCGCGAGCAGCTTCCCATTGGCGACGATGTCATCGCGGACGTCGCCCGTGAGCTGCGCATGAGCCCGGTGAAGGAGTAGGGCGAGCGGTCATGGATATCCTCAAGGCGAGAAAGAAGGCGAAGGCCAGGAAGGGCGAAAAGCCCGAGGCCGCTACGAGCCCGGAGACCCCGGTGCTCGAACAGACGCCTGCGCCTGCCGAGGAAGCGCATGAGGAGCCGGTGCTCAGCGAGACGAGCATCGATGCCGCGCTGCTTGCCGAGGAACTGGCCGCGCAGGTCGCCGCCGAGCCGGAAGAGACCATTGGCGACGCGCCGCCCCCTGCAAGCGAAGGCGAGATGCTCGACCTCGATGAGGCAATTGCCGAGCTGGAGCGCGATCA
This window encodes:
- a CDS encoding ATPase, which codes for TFDELRLLTNFQLDDQNLLSVILLAQPEIERRIDKHPAYEPLRQRIGVRFHLSALSEEETARYVQHRLEVAGASAPVFTSAAIHEIWRYSGGTPRKINNLAANALIEGFGREQLPIGDDVIADVARELRMSPVKE